A genomic region of Papaver somniferum cultivar HN1 chromosome 7, ASM357369v1, whole genome shotgun sequence contains the following coding sequences:
- the LOC113292573 gene encoding uncharacterized protein LOC113292573: MASKIHIFRQSDGTPEKYYINPSLKLISRTSHWRVVDYEDGVDLTFNKGALDDVLLFKVYYNQAVGDCENKDDDFSYIVNTDYLNHREVKAEIKDHVNILLPQNQV, from the exons ATGGCTTCGAAAATCCACATCTTCAGGCAATCAG ATGGAACCCCTGAGAAGTATTATATCAATCCTTCTCTGAAACTGATAAGTAGAACATCTCATTGGAGGGTGGTAGATTACGAAGATGGTGTTGATCTTACATTCAATAAGGGTGCTCTTGATGATGTTCTTCTTTTTAAAGTATACTATAACCAGGCTGTTGGTGATTGTGAAAACAAGGATGATGACTTTAGTTACATAGTGAATACTGATTATCTTAATCATAGGGAAGTGAAGGCTGAGATCAAAGACCACGTCAACATATTACTTCCCCAAAATCAAGTGTGA